Proteins encoded within one genomic window of Christensenellaceae bacterium:
- a CDS encoding InlB B-repeat-containing protein, with protein MYYNRNSYIATYQDPHGIGNNTVTYKYDEDVDLPDLLHSGYTFDAWFYNGNAVSSLSMPAENIILDSSWIVNQYTITYEGLNGVSNTNPTKYTVLSSTITFVDPGDRNGYLFDGWFDAAIGGNLITVLTTGSFGDLILYAQWQEDVPVINISGTKFNRYFVQEDYYTGLNAALANNMAGILVGVDSTRNIFSGVTAADNKGNNLTGSITYTSSPAFDPTVAGTYEITFNVSNYGILAEPVTFKIIVWNFVKMMSGRYHTLALTSDGTVYSWGYNIDGQQGDGTTTRVLTPKVVGGALSGKKIVDIATSYSDGSYALTDEGLIYVWGLGGNYQLGNGSTSRQTSPVLATMPTLEANEKFITISAGYYSAGAVTNQGRVYVWGDKSNHRLGLGSNSGTQNTPTLLTGLNGINIKQLNLGRFSGAAVTNDGAVYVWGDGSYGGLGLGNTTNQSTPVLLDSLSNIKQIAVGYYYMVAIDNSGQVYTWGNGDAGRLGTIGGSTSNKTTPQAIGITNGAYVETIYHSTTVLTTDGKVYMFGNNDYGKHGSGNSTNHTEPYQVRLPPINSPTYITDATYTSIALDTAFVLVRGTLVYGSGWNGDGQIGSGNTTTTNLFTSWAFTPPVSSRVVVV; from the coding sequence GTGTATTATAATCGTAATTCATATATCGCTACATATCAGGATCCTCATGGTATTGGCAATAATACTGTAACCTACAAGTATGACGAAGATGTAGATTTACCGGACTTGCTGCATTCAGGATATACCTTTGATGCTTGGTTTTATAATGGTAATGCTGTTTCGTCTCTTAGCATGCCGGCGGAGAATATTATATTAGATTCCAGTTGGATAGTTAATCAATATACAATAACGTATGAAGGTTTGAATGGTGTAAGTAATACCAACCCAACCAAATACACCGTATTAAGTAGCACTATAACATTTGTTGATCCCGGCGATAGAAACGGCTACCTTTTTGACGGATGGTTTGATGCGGCAATCGGTGGAAATTTAATAACGGTTTTAACTACGGGGAGTTTTGGAGATTTGATTCTGTATGCTCAATGGCAAGAAGATGTGCCGGTTATTAATATATCAGGCACCAAATTTAACAGATATTTTGTGCAAGAAGATTATTATACGGGTTTAAATGCAGCCTTAGCTAATAACATGGCGGGGATTCTGGTGGGGGTAGATAGCACTAGAAATATATTTAGCGGTGTTACAGCAGCTGATAATAAAGGCAATAATCTGACAGGCAGTATTACTTACACCTCTTCACCCGCCTTCGACCCAACTGTTGCGGGCACCTATGAGATTACTTTCAATGTAAGCAATTACGGCATTCTGGCCGAGCCCGTTACTTTCAAAATAATAGTCTGGAATTTTGTGAAAATGATGAGCGGCAGATATCACACTTTAGCATTAACCAGTGACGGAACTGTTTATTCTTGGGGATATAATATTGATGGTCAACAGGGGGACGGAACAACAACTCGTGTTTTAACACCTAAAGTTGTAGGCGGAGCGCTTAGTGGCAAGAAAATTGTTGACATTGCTACGAGCTATTCGGATGGTTCATATGCACTGACCGATGAAGGTTTAATATATGTATGGGGTCTTGGCGGCAATTATCAACTTGGCAATGGTTCAACTTCAAGACAAACTTCACCGGTGCTGGCTACTATGCCAACCTTGGAAGCAAATGAAAAGTTTATTACTATATCTGCAGGTTATTATAGTGCAGGTGCTGTAACCAACCAAGGAAGGGTTTATGTTTGGGGTGACAAATCTAATCATAGACTGGGGTTGGGTTCAAATAGTGGAACTCAAAATACACCTACTCTTTTAACCGGACTTAATGGCATTAATATTAAACAATTAAATTTGGGTCGCTTTAGCGGTGCCGCTGTAACTAATGATGGTGCTGTTTATGTGTGGGGAGATGGTAGTTATGGTGGTTTAGGATTGGGTAATACTACAAACCAATCAACACCGGTGCTTTTAGATAGTTTATCAAACATAAAACAGATAGCCGTAGGCTACTATTATATGGTGGCAATAGATAATAGCGGTCAGGTTTATACTTGGGGAAATGGTGACGCTGGCAGACTGGGAACTATTGGCGGCAGTACATCAAATAAAACAACACCGCAAGCAATAGGTATTACAAATGGTGCATATGTAGAGACTATTTACCATTCTACAACCGTGCTAACCACAGATGGTAAAGTGTATATGTTTGGTAATAATGACTATGGTAAACATGGTTCGGGCAATTCTACTAATCATACTGAACCTTATCAAGTACGATTACCGCCAATAAATTCTCCTACATATATAACTGATGCAACGTATACATCAATTGCCCTAGATACTGCGTTTGTACTAGTTAGAGGGACACTAGTTTATGGTTCAGGATGGAACGGTGACGGTCAGATAGGTTCAGGTAATACTACTACAACAAATTTATTTACCTCATGGGCATTCACTCCGCCCGTTTCGAGTAGGGTAGTTGTAGTCTAA
- the dcm gene encoding DNA (cytosine-5-)-methyltransferase — MTYKTIDLCAGIGGMRRGYELAGNFVNVLSAENDLTACKIYKHLFGDDPYNDITKTEFKDKVKKIDYDILLAGFPCQAFSRAGKQKGFEDEERGIIFHHIEEIIRDTKPKAFLLENVDHLLTHDDGNTIAHILNTLTKDLKYKIIGVSETENKKMVYSAKTLVRNSKNFGVPQNRPRIYLMGFRNDIAKNFGNSNFELPLKSEFTVYNSLTDVLYTDVKDRYFMSSGYLETLEKHKARQKLNGNGYGYRIVNSKEIERPIANTLLATGGSGKERNLIYDEKKGVAGKIIQGKHTPLNSKHIRVMTPEEWGKLQGFINYAFITNDKDMFAFPDGIKDAAKYKVFGNAVTIPVIETLAKYMKSILDIYCTE; from the coding sequence ATGACTTATAAAACCATTGATTTGTGTGCCGGAATCGGCGGTATGAGGCGAGGATATGAATTAGCCGGAAATTTTGTAAATGTTCTGTCTGCCGAAAATGATTTAACGGCTTGCAAAATTTATAAGCACTTATTTGGGGATGACCCTTACAACGATATAACGAAAACCGAGTTTAAAGATAAAGTTAAAAAAATTGATTATGACATTCTGTTAGCTGGGTTCCCTTGTCAGGCATTTAGTCGTGCCGGTAAACAAAAAGGGTTTGAAGATGAAGAAAGAGGCATTATTTTTCATCATATTGAAGAAATCATTAGAGATACCAAGCCAAAAGCTTTTCTCTTGGAAAATGTTGACCATTTACTTACACACGATGACGGTAATACCATTGCACATATATTAAATACTCTTACAAAAGATTTAAAATACAAAATTATAGGAGTATCGGAAACCGAGAATAAAAAAATGGTATACTCTGCGAAAACACTTGTGCGGAATTCTAAAAACTTTGGTGTTCCTCAAAACCGTCCACGAATTTATCTTATGGGTTTTAGAAACGATATAGCCAAAAACTTCGGTAATTCAAACTTTGAATTACCGTTAAAATCCGAGTTCACTGTTTATAACAGCCTAACAGATGTTTTGTATACCGATGTTAAGGATAGGTATTTTATGTCTTCCGGCTATTTAGAAACATTGGAAAAACATAAAGCAAGACAAAAATTAAACGGAAACGGATATGGTTATAGAATTGTAAATTCAAAAGAAATTGAGAGACCGATTGCAAATACCCTTCTCGCCACAGGTGGCTCCGGAAAAGAAAGAAACTTAATATACGATGAAAAAAAAGGAGTTGCGGGGAAAATAATTCAAGGTAAACACACACCTTTGAACAGTAAACATATCCGAGTAATGACTCCGGAAGAATGGGGAAAACTTCAAGGATTTATCAATTATGCATTTATAACAAACGATAAGGATATGTTCGCCTTTCCGGATGGAATAAAAGATGCAGCCAAATATAAAGTTTTCGGAAATGCCGTTACAATACCTGTTATTGAAACATTGGCTAAATATATGAAAAGTATTTTAGATATATATTGCACAGAGTAA
- a CDS encoding very short patch repair endonuclease — MKKTPEQISKNMRMVKNKDSEIELLLRTELRKRNIRYRKNATDVTGKPDIVFKGKKIAVFCDSEFWHGYDWENKKLEIKSNQDFWIPKIERTIQRDQEVNDLLKKDGWTVIRFWGYEIKKNVASCVDKIEAAFKEVENDL; from the coding sequence ATGAAAAAAACACCCGAACAAATCAGTAAAAATATGCGAATGGTTAAAAATAAAGATTCCGAAATAGAACTGCTTCTGCGTACGGAACTGAGAAAAAGAAATATAAGATACAGAAAGAATGCGACGGATGTTACAGGTAAGCCGGATATTGTTTTTAAAGGGAAGAAAATTGCGGTGTTTTGCGATAGTGAATTTTGGCACGGGTATGATTGGGAGAACAAAAAACTTGAAATCAAGTCAAATCAAGATTTTTGGATTCCGAAAATAGAGAGAACAATTCAAAGAGACCAAGAAGTAAATGATTTATTGAAGAAAGACGGCTGGACGGTAATAAGATTTTGGGGATACGAGATAAAGAAAAATGTGGCAAGTTGCGTAGATAAAATAGAAGCTGCCTTTAAGGAGGTTGAGAATGACTTATAA
- a CDS encoding ATP-binding protein, which yields MKRLIETKLQNWKNEKNRKPLILDGARQIGKTHSMIEFGREHYTNYVYFNFEGNDKLQNIFEGDLDALRILRELIATSGKTISKDSTLIIFDEIQDCPRAITSLKYFCENEPEYHIICAGSLLGVALNRQDNKSGKTFSYPVGKVDHLKMFPMNFQEFLWAIGFDKLADEIKNHYTNFTPMNEALHSKALELFKTYLVVGGMPASVLEYIDRKDFDLVKSKQIKIYSDYTTDMVKYSSRIEANRHQAVYNSLPSQLLKENQKFQYAIVKSGARAKDYEDSVLWLQKAGIALFSYLVPVKNAMKLPLEAYKDNFSFKVFLSDVGLLSSKLTATPEMILTDINLAGEVKGAITENYLAQELTANEHNLYYWESSGIAEVDFILQLKSDFIPLECKSAENTRSRSLTKFVEQFKPVYSIRVSTKNFGFENNIKSVPLYAVWCIR from the coding sequence ATGAAACGCTTAATTGAAACAAAACTACAAAATTGGAAAAATGAGAAGAACAGAAAGCCGCTTATATTGGACGGTGCAAGACAAATCGGTAAAACACATTCTATGATAGAATTTGGCAGAGAGCACTATACCAATTATGTTTATTTCAATTTTGAAGGAAACGATAAATTACAAAATATATTTGAAGGCGATTTGGACGCTTTAAGAATATTAAGGGAGTTGATTGCTACTTCGGGCAAAACTATAAGTAAGGATTCAACTCTAATTATTTTTGATGAAATTCAAGATTGTCCAAGAGCAATTACAAGTTTAAAATATTTTTGCGAAAACGAACCAGAATATCATATCATTTGTGCTGGAAGTTTACTTGGCGTAGCACTAAACAGACAAGATAATAAGAGCGGAAAGACTTTTTCATATCCCGTCGGGAAAGTTGACCATTTGAAAATGTTTCCTATGAACTTTCAAGAGTTTTTATGGGCAATAGGTTTTGATAAACTTGCCGATGAAATAAAAAATCATTACACTAATTTCACCCCGATGAATGAAGCCTTACACAGTAAGGCATTAGAATTATTTAAAACCTACTTAGTTGTCGGCGGTATGCCAGCAAGTGTTTTGGAATATATAGACAGAAAAGATTTTGATTTAGTTAAAAGCAAACAAATTAAAATATATAGCGACTACACAACGGATATGGTTAAGTATTCAAGTAGAATTGAAGCGAACCGCCACCAAGCGGTTTATAACAGTTTGCCTTCACAACTTTTAAAAGAAAATCAAAAATTTCAATACGCAATTGTTAAAAGCGGAGCAAGAGCAAAAGATTACGAAGATTCTGTTCTTTGGCTGCAAAAAGCCGGTATTGCGTTGTTTAGTTATTTAGTTCCTGTAAAAAATGCAATGAAACTCCCATTGGAAGCATATAAAGATAATTTTAGTTTTAAAGTATTTTTAAGTGATGTTGGGCTTTTGTCTTCAAAATTAACCGCCACACCGGAAATGATATTAACAGACATCAACTTGGCAGGCGAAGTTAAGGGTGCTATAACAGAAAATTACTTAGCACAAGAGTTAACGGCAAATGAACATAACCTTTATTATTGGGAATCTTCCGGCATTGCAGAAGTTGATTTCATTTTACAATTAAAAAGTGATTTTATTCCACTTGAATGCAAATCTGCGGAGAATACTCGCTCACGAAGTCTTACAAAGTTTGTAGAACAGTTTAAACCTGTATATTCAATAAGGGTTTCAACAAAAAACTTCGGCTTTGAAAACAACATTAAGAGCGTTCCGCTTTATGCTGTTTGGTGTATTAGGTAA
- a CDS encoding replication protein — MYTTGVCYHREQLDEIISSSEIKAYAYILHDKDKQENSEELKKPHYHFLIQFQRTQRGSWFKRFSTDDMGIIFPKPSYDPQAAFDYLIHDTPNAKKQDKYLYPISERISTIDDLTSEEKIDENAELYIDLMDLLNGQITWHDLIKKKPKRIHMISNISRAYDLLFYETYGRRYFDIGNQLKPQKHEQPKPTQQKPLPPKLIPITDPKELDDDMPF, encoded by the coding sequence ATTTATACCACAGGCGTTTGTTATCATAGGGAACAACTTGATGAAATAATATCTTCAAGTGAGATTAAAGCATATGCCTACATCTTACACGATAAAGACAAACAAGAAAATAGTGAGGAACTTAAAAAACCTCATTATCACTTTTTAATTCAATTTCAAAGAACGCAAAGGGGCTCTTGGTTTAAGAGATTTTCAACGGACGATATGGGCATTATATTCCCTAAACCCAGTTATGACCCACAAGCCGCATTTGATTATTTGATACACGATACACCAAATGCCAAAAAACAGGATAAATATCTATACCCTATAAGCGAGCGAATAAGCACTATTGATGATTTAACAAGCGAGGAAAAAATTGACGAGAACGCCGAACTTTATATTGACCTTATGGACTTACTTAATGGGCAAATAACTTGGCACGATTTAATTAAGAAAAAGCCAAAACGAATACATATGATTTCTAACATAAGCCGAGCATATGACCTACTATTTTACGAAACCTATGGCAGACGATATTTTGATATAGGCAATCAATTAAAGCCACAAAAGCACGAACAGCCAAAACCAACGCAACAAAAACCCTTGCCTCCTAAATTAATTCCCATAACCGACCCAAAAGAACTTGATGATGATATGCCTTTTTGA